The genomic region CTTTTTAAAGATGCTTTTGAATCATTTATAAATGAAAGAAGAGATATAGCAAATAAGATAATAGAAAGGGATGTTGAGCTCGCTAACTTACACAAGCAAATTTCCTCTGAAATACTTAATAGCGATATAAAGCATAAATCAGCTCTTCTCTTAGTATCAGATTCATTTAGAAGAATAAGTAGGTATTCTATAGATTTGGCTGAAACTACCATTAACATTATAGCTAAGAAAACAACGGGGTTCTAAATATCACATTCTCGGAATTAAAGGAAGTGTATCCATCTTTCAATTCTTCAAAAGTTTTTGCCTTCTTAACTTTCTTTTGGAGTTTTCTTAACTCTTGCTGATCTTCAGGAGTGTAATGCCCTTTCCTTAAAAAGTAAGAGATGCACTCATTATTCATTACTGCTATGACCACGTACCCCTTTACAAATAAGGAATCTGCAGTTTCTATATCTGGTGCAGAAAATATACAAATACCCGGATGAGTATGAACCGATGCAATACCGCTCGGCATAGGCATCGTTACTTTATCTATATCTCCTTCAAATATGACATATTCACCGGATTTCAAAATAAAATTTATATATTCTATTTGTGTCCTCATTGTCACGTCAGCATAATTAGCCATAACTTTAATCAGAAATTCCATGTACAGCTCCTTAATCTTCTCATATAATTGCCTATAATCGTAAGGTGCATTTCCTTCTTTAATTAAGTCGTATTCGCTCAGTTCTTCAGTCTTTTTCTTAACATAAACGAAATTAAAATCAGTAGTTGGAGGATAGCCAAGTATATCATGCGCGTCTTCAGCAATTGTTAGTAATTCATAAAGTTTTGACATTCTTAGTGAAATTTCGTTTTTACTAAGTACTTGTCTTTTTACACTCATTAATTTTCTCCTCTTGAATCTTAATTATCTCTTTTACCTTATTTTCTGGGTCAGAGGAAGTATATATTGTTCTTCCAATTATTTCATAATCTGCACCGTTACATAAAGCATCTCCTATCTTACCGCCCTGAGCACCAACTCCAGGGGAAATGATTATTTTATTTGGGAAATCATCTCTTACAATTCTAAGTACATTGGGTTTTGTAGCTGGAGCTACAATGCCGTAAGGGTTTAAGCTCTTTATTACTGTCTTTATATAAGGGTAAAACTCGTCATTCCAACCTTTATGACTCATTGATGCTAACAGATACAGTTTCTTTCCTTCATTATCTAGAAAGTTCTTAAGTTCTCCCAACGCACCATCTATTCCTATAAAGGAATGCGCTATAAAGGAATTTGCAAAATCCAACTGTTTTACTATATTTATCATCGTATTATCTATATCCGCCAATTTTAAATCCATAATTATTTCGTCGACCTCTA from Acidianus ambivalens harbors:
- a CDS encoding orotidine 5'-phosphate decarboxylase / HUMPS family protein, with amino-acid sequence MLKGRIIFSMDEEIPQHVLLKISGYFHGIKIGYPLLLRKGIEGVKEILRKLEVDEIIMDLKLADIDNTMINIVKQLDFANSFIAHSFIGIDGALGELKNFLDNEGKKLYLLASMSHKGWNDEFYPYIKTVIKSLNPYGIVAPATKPNVLRIVRDDFPNKIIISPGVGAQGGKIGDALCNGADYEIIGRTIYTSSDPENKVKEIIKIQEEKINECKKTST